In the genome of Streptacidiphilus rugosus AM-16, one region contains:
- a CDS encoding TadE family type IV pilus minor pilin: MLSERARRELGYTTAEAAVALPALVLVTALLLWAVLVGSAQVRCVDAAREAARAAARGDPQAVSLGRAAAPSGASVSVSVGGDLVRAEVSAVSGGPGGLLSVRVAATAIAEREPGEPGARP; encoded by the coding sequence GTGCTGTCTGAGCGTGCCCGGCGCGAGCTGGGATACACGACGGCGGAGGCGGCGGTGGCGCTGCCGGCGCTGGTGCTGGTCACCGCACTGCTGCTGTGGGCGGTTCTGGTCGGATCCGCGCAGGTGCGCTGCGTGGACGCCGCGAGGGAGGCCGCACGCGCGGCGGCCCGTGGGGACCCGCAGGCCGTCTCCTTGGGCCGGGCCGCAGCCCCGTCCGGCGCCTCGGTCTCGGTGAGCGTGGGAGGCGACCTGGTCCGGGCCGAGGTGTCCGCGGTCAGCGGCGGACCCGGCGGTCTGCTCTCCGTCCGGGTCGCCGCCACAGCGATCGCGGAGCGGGAGCCCGGCGAGCCGGGAGCCCGGCCGTGA